One genomic segment of Virgibacillus doumboii includes these proteins:
- a CDS encoding response regulator, whose product MAKILVTDDAAFMRMQLKDNITKLGHEVVGEAANGKEAIEQFQELNPDLTTMDITMPEMDGVEAVKEIKKLNPNAKIVMCSAMGQQGMVVDAIQAGASDFIVKPFNAERIKEALEKVL is encoded by the coding sequence ATGGCGAAAATACTGGTAACAGATGATGCAGCTTTTATGCGAATGCAGTTAAAAGATAATATTACCAAATTGGGCCATGAAGTAGTGGGTGAAGCTGCAAATGGAAAAGAAGCCATCGAACAATTTCAGGAGTTGAATCCGGATCTTACAACAATGGATATTACGATGCCTGAAATGGATGGGGTGGAGGCAGTTAAAGAAATTAAAAAGCTGAACCCGAACGCTAAAATTGTAATGTGCTCCGCAATGGGACAACAAGGTATGGTTGTTGATGCAATTCAGGCCGGAGCAAGTGATTTTATTGTTAAACCTTTTAATGCCGAACGTATTAAGGAAGCTCTGGAGAAGGTTTTGTAA
- the tnpB gene encoding IS66 family insertion sequence element accessory protein TnpB (TnpB, as the term is used for proteins encoded by IS66 family insertion elements, is considered an accessory protein, since TnpC, encoded by a neighboring gene, is a DDE family transposase.) — MNFQFDRVYLARGSTDLRKSIDGLAVIVKECFDLDPFSPSLFVFCNRKRDKLKILQWENNGFWLHYRRLERGTFHWPSEKETAPMNITPRQLRWLLDGLSIEQKQAHREVKARTIL, encoded by the coding sequence ATGAACTTTCAATTTGATCGTGTATATCTGGCTCGCGGCAGCACGGATCTACGTAAATCCATTGACGGGTTGGCAGTGATTGTAAAAGAATGCTTTGACCTTGACCCCTTTTCCCCCAGCCTGTTCGTGTTTTGTAATCGAAAACGCGATAAGCTAAAGATTCTGCAATGGGAGAATAATGGGTTTTGGTTGCATTACCGGCGTTTGGAAAGAGGCACGTTCCATTGGCCATCCGAAAAGGAGACGGCGCCAATGAATATTACCCCGCGCCAACTTCGTTGGCTACTGGATGGTTTATCCATTGAACAAAAGCAGGCACACCGGGAAGTCAAAGCACGTACCATTCTATAA
- a CDS encoding chemotaxis protein CheW: MEESIKVIVFRMNDQRYGVDVQEVISIEKLHHVTEVPQTSEFIKGVINLRGEIAPVIDLKERLALGQTAYADQSRYLIVSINDIKVSLMVDEATDVMDINKDAVEPAPEVISGVNKPFLRGVAKLEDELLVLLDVEHILNFDELNEVKEVVEEEVQDNGENTGNR, encoded by the coding sequence ATGGAAGAGTCGATAAAAGTCATTGTTTTTCGTATGAATGATCAACGTTACGGTGTGGATGTTCAAGAAGTTATTTCAATAGAAAAATTGCACCATGTAACAGAGGTGCCGCAAACTTCTGAATTTATTAAAGGAGTTATTAATCTTCGTGGTGAGATAGCACCTGTCATTGATTTAAAGGAACGGCTTGCACTTGGTCAAACTGCATATGCAGATCAATCCAGGTACTTAATTGTAAGTATAAATGATATTAAAGTGAGCCTGATGGTCGATGAAGCAACGGACGTGATGGATATTAATAAAGATGCGGTAGAACCTGCCCCAGAGGTGATAAGTGGAGTTAATAAGCCCTTTCTAAGGGGAGTTGCCAAACTGGAAGATGAGCTCTTAGTCCTTTTGGATGTAGAACATATTTTAAATTTTGATGAACTGAATGAAGTGAAAGAAGTAGTTGAGGAGGAGGTCCAGGATAATGGCGAAAATACTGGTAACAGATGA
- the tnpA gene encoding IS66 family insertion sequence element accessory protein TnpA translates to MTLKDKRIEWKARYDDWKESGQSIAEWCRDQEIKVHQMYYWVQRFERDVISPETETTETQWLTVQVDDYAEDQGPIFIHVDTISVEVRPGANVQLLSDVIHILQNQNG, encoded by the coding sequence ATGACCCTGAAAGACAAAAGAATAGAATGGAAAGCGCGCTATGACGACTGGAAAGAAAGCGGGCAAAGCATTGCTGAATGGTGTCGAGACCAAGAAATTAAGGTCCACCAAATGTATTATTGGGTTCAACGGTTTGAAAGAGATGTCATTTCTCCAGAAACGGAGACAACGGAAACGCAGTGGCTTACTGTTCAAGTGGACGATTACGCTGAAGACCAGGGACCCATCTTTATTCATGTTGATACCATTTCTGTTGAAGTGCGGCCGGGAGCAAATGTCCAATTATTGTCCGATGTCATACATATCTTGCAGAACCAAAACGGATGA
- a CDS encoding ABC transporter permease has product MYSICRLLSNGNPIIVSEPVFKFIGQGYIGPVPFPVILLVSVYVVLSFILRKTVHGQYIYSIGGNEKATILSGVKVDTHKIIVYTTSGLLAGLAAVILTARLSSASPVAGTGYELDAIAAVILGGTSLFGGRGNVFGTLIGVMILGILTSGMNLIDVSPFYQDVAKGLIILVAIIIDRFINNDK; this is encoded by the coding sequence GTGTATTCTATTTGTCGCTTACTTTCCAATGGTAATCCAATTATTGTATCAGAACCAGTATTTAAATTTATTGGGCAAGGATATATTGGTCCGGTTCCATTTCCGGTTATATTACTCGTATCAGTATATGTTGTTTTATCTTTTATTTTACGAAAGACAGTTCATGGTCAGTATATATACTCTATTGGAGGTAATGAAAAAGCGACAATATTATCTGGAGTTAAAGTGGATACTCATAAAATTATTGTATATACAACTTCAGGTTTATTAGCAGGTTTAGCAGCGGTTATATTGACTGCAAGGTTATCTTCAGCTAGTCCAGTTGCAGGGACTGGTTATGAGCTTGATGCTATTGCGGCAGTTATACTAGGTGGTACCAGTTTATTCGGTGGACGGGGCAATGTTTTTGGAACTTTGATAGGGGTTATGATTCTGGGAATCTTAACAAGTGGTATGAACTTAATAGATGTTTCCCCTTTCTATCAAGATGTAGCAAAAGGTTTAATTATTTTAGTAGCGATAATTATTGATAGATTTATCAATAATGATAAATAA
- a CDS encoding methyl-accepting chemotaxis protein, translating to MVSKNKKERMKKGSLLTRSIQYKILIPFIILIILTGGVVAFVSYNSSVDTTTETLSDNVESQMDSMNDSFELFYTSIENTLNRLTSNELLRKYDDSKSDALYQYFEEIVDYNDSIKNVYTGIAETGEVIIYPNADLGEDFNPKERTWYKKAVEANGEAIWTEPYVDQASGETVVSAAKAYFSHNTITGVVSVDISIKSLLEMINQLEIGDSGYAVLIDQSGSYLAHPDEEYIGQDISDKNYYQEIVNSGETGTINYQFEGHDKLMFFVKNPTTGWVIGGTVDQAEFDKKAQAILVPIAIALGVVLIIAIVVSLFITRIITNPLKIVMERMKLITSGDLSQEPLKTKSNDEIGQLVKATNDMNSGMRDLLHQINEVSETVSSQSEELTQSANEVKAGSEQIAVTMQELAFGSETQANTSSELSSVMSTFAQRVEQANENGERIEHSSDVVLGMTDEGSQLMDTSIEQMAKINQIVKDAVQKVQGLDTQSQEISKLVSVINDIAEQTNLLALNAAIEAARAGEHGKGFAVVADEVRKLAEQVSESVTDITGIVSNIQNETSVVTESLQDGYTEVENGTIQIKSTGEKFDGINNAVAEVVTSIKTVSENLSDIAASSQQMNSSIQEIAAVSEESAAGIEQTSASSQQTTSSMEEVAASSDDLAKLAETLNRLVRQFKL from the coding sequence ATGGTGTCAAAAAATAAAAAAGAGCGTATGAAAAAAGGCTCGTTACTTACCCGAAGCATACAGTATAAGATATTAATTCCATTTATAATCCTGATTATTCTAACCGGCGGGGTTGTTGCTTTTGTCAGCTATAATTCCAGTGTGGACACGACAACGGAAACATTGTCCGATAATGTAGAAAGCCAAATGGATAGCATGAATGATTCATTTGAATTATTTTATACCTCTATCGAAAATACGTTAAATCGACTAACTTCAAATGAACTGTTGCGGAAATATGACGATAGCAAAAGTGATGCATTATATCAATACTTTGAAGAAATAGTCGATTACAATGATTCGATAAAAAATGTTTATACTGGTATTGCTGAAACAGGTGAAGTAATCATTTATCCTAATGCTGATTTGGGTGAAGACTTCAATCCAAAAGAACGCACATGGTATAAGAAAGCTGTAGAAGCAAATGGGGAGGCAATATGGACAGAACCTTATGTTGATCAAGCGTCCGGTGAAACAGTAGTCAGTGCGGCAAAGGCCTATTTTAGTCATAACACGATAACAGGTGTAGTGAGTGTTGATATATCTATCAAATCGTTACTTGAAATGATTAATCAGCTTGAAATTGGCGATTCCGGTTATGCTGTGTTAATAGATCAATCAGGCAGTTACCTGGCCCATCCGGATGAAGAATATATTGGACAAGATATATCCGATAAGAATTATTATCAAGAAATTGTCAATTCAGGGGAAACAGGTACTATCAATTATCAATTTGAAGGCCATGACAAACTCATGTTTTTTGTCAAAAATCCAACTACAGGCTGGGTGATAGGTGGTACAGTTGACCAGGCTGAATTTGATAAAAAAGCACAAGCAATTCTTGTTCCAATAGCTATTGCATTAGGAGTTGTTCTGATTATAGCAATAGTAGTTTCGCTTTTCATAACCCGAATAATAACTAACCCGCTTAAAATAGTTATGGAACGGATGAAATTAATTACCAGTGGGGATTTAAGTCAGGAACCACTCAAAACTAAATCAAATGATGAAATAGGTCAACTTGTCAAAGCGACAAATGATATGAATTCCGGCATGCGCGACCTGCTTCATCAAATAAATGAAGTCTCGGAGACAGTAAGCAGCCAAAGCGAAGAGTTAACACAATCAGCAAATGAAGTAAAAGCCGGATCAGAACAAATTGCAGTTACGATGCAAGAATTGGCATTCGGTTCGGAGACACAGGCAAATACCTCAAGTGAATTGTCATCTGTGATGAGCACATTTGCTCAAAGGGTGGAGCAGGCAAATGAAAATGGGGAGCGTATCGAGCATTCTTCTGATGTCGTTTTGGGAATGACTGATGAAGGCAGCCAATTAATGGATACTTCCATCGAACAAATGGCGAAGATTAATCAAATTGTTAAGGATGCAGTTCAAAAAGTACAAGGGTTAGATACACAGTCACAAGAAATTTCCAAGTTGGTATCCGTAATCAATGATATTGCGGAACAAACAAATTTGTTAGCATTAAATGCAGCAATTGAGGCAGCCCGAGCAGGTGAGCACGGTAAAGGGTTTGCTGTAGTTGCAGATGAAGTAAGAAAACTTGCAGAACAAGTATCCGAGTCAGTTACCGACATTACAGGCATTGTTTCAAACATCCAAAATGAGACAAGTGTGGTTACCGAATCACTGCAAGATGGATACACAGAGGTAGAAAATGGAACCATTCAAATAAAATCAACCGGTGAAAAATTCGATGGAATAAACAATGCTGTTGCAGAAGTAGTAACAAGTATTAAGACAGTATCCGAAAATCTATCCGACATCGCAGCAAGCAGTCAACAAATGAACAGCTCTATTCAGGAAATTGCAGCAGTCTCCGAAGAATCTGCAGCTGGTATAGAACAAACTTCCGCTTCATCACAGCAGACAACCAGTTCAATGGAAGAAGTTGCTGCCAGCTCAGATGATCTTGCAAAATTGGCTGAAACGTTAAACCGACTGGTTCGCCAGTTTAAACTATAG
- the rbsD gene encoding D-ribose pyranase: MKKSVMLNKELSNVIASMGHTDRLIVCDAGFPIPNNAHRVDLALTKDVPDIETVLSIIEKELIAEQIYIAEDVITHNQPLYKSIKQIYKDVDIEGIPHESILTEEAKKAKAIVRTGAYNPWGNVVIQSGVDVPNWFNKEGVVVPDYYKDKM, from the coding sequence ATGAAGAAAAGTGTAATGTTGAATAAAGAGTTAAGTAATGTTATAGCTTCAATGGGTCATACTGATCGCTTAATTGTTTGTGATGCCGGATTTCCAATTCCTAATAATGCACATCGGGTAGATCTTGCACTAACTAAAGATGTTCCAGACATAGAAACTGTTCTAAGTATTATAGAGAAGGAATTGATTGCAGAACAGATTTATATTGCAGAGGATGTCATAACACATAATCAACCTTTGTATAAGTCTATTAAACAAATTTATAAAGATGTTGATATTGAGGGTATTCCCCATGAAAGTATCTTAACCGAAGAGGCAAAAAAAGCGAAAGCTATTGTTAGAACAGGAGCTTATAATCCTTGGGGTAATGTTGTTATTCAATCAGGTGTAGATGTTCCAAATTGGTTTAACAAAGAGGGAGTCGTTGTACCTGATTATTATAAAGATAAAATGTGA
- the tnpC gene encoding IS66 family transposase, with translation MENTAHTSNESIEYFKARTEKLEMENEALEAELKWYQEQFRLSQQRRFGSSSEKTDSNQLSLFNEAETTADSTVEEPTVETITYKRKKQRGQREQKLENLPTETIEYCLSDEEQFCSCCGGALHDMSKEVRKELKVIPAQVKVVEHVRHVYSCRHCERYEIETPIVTAKMPEPVFPGSLASPSAMAYTMTQKYVEGMPLYRQEKHLERFGISIPRQTLANWIAYGANAWLELIYKEMHARLLELDMAHADETTLQVLSEPERPATSKSYMWLYRSGHTDVPIVLYDYQQTRAGKHPRRFLEGFKGYLHVDGYPGYNGLTNVTLVGCWAHARRKFTEALQALPESAATTSVKAKEGLAFCNQLYEIERKLKDVSPKERYKQRLERSQPVMEAFLAWLQEQTPRVLPKSALGKAIKYCRKQWEHLEAFLEDGRLEIDNNRAERSIKPFVLGRKNWLFSNTAKGARSSAIIYSIVETAKENGLNPFNYLSYLFEELPNMDTTDKEQLAQYLPWSAALPQECRVPNKSK, from the coding sequence ATGGAAAATACAGCGCATACATCAAACGAATCAATTGAATATTTTAAAGCGCGTACGGAAAAGCTTGAGATGGAAAATGAAGCGTTGGAGGCGGAATTAAAATGGTACCAAGAACAATTTCGTTTGAGCCAACAACGCAGATTCGGATCTTCCAGTGAGAAGACCGACTCGAACCAGCTTTCGCTTTTCAATGAAGCAGAGACCACAGCTGATTCAACAGTTGAAGAACCAACTGTTGAGACGATTACATATAAACGCAAGAAACAGCGTGGACAGCGCGAACAAAAGCTTGAAAACCTGCCTACGGAAACGATTGAATATTGTTTATCCGATGAGGAACAGTTCTGTTCGTGTTGCGGCGGTGCATTGCACGATATGAGCAAGGAAGTGCGCAAAGAATTAAAGGTTATTCCTGCACAAGTGAAAGTTGTGGAACACGTGCGCCACGTGTACAGCTGTCGCCACTGTGAACGCTATGAAATTGAAACACCAATTGTGACAGCGAAAATGCCAGAGCCTGTTTTTCCCGGTAGTTTGGCCTCCCCGTCCGCAATGGCTTATACCATGACGCAAAAATATGTGGAAGGGATGCCACTGTATCGGCAAGAGAAACATTTGGAACGCTTCGGTATATCCATACCACGTCAGACTCTGGCTAATTGGATAGCGTACGGCGCCAATGCTTGGCTTGAGCTGATTTATAAAGAAATGCATGCCCGGTTATTGGAACTGGACATGGCCCACGCGGATGAGACGACATTACAAGTTTTATCCGAGCCGGAACGGCCCGCAACATCAAAATCCTATATGTGGCTGTATCGCTCCGGGCATACCGATGTTCCCATCGTCTTGTATGATTATCAACAAACCCGGGCTGGCAAACACCCCCGCCGATTCCTGGAAGGTTTCAAGGGATATCTGCATGTAGACGGTTACCCTGGCTACAACGGCTTAACCAATGTTACCTTGGTTGGATGCTGGGCGCATGCACGCCGTAAATTTACAGAAGCACTTCAGGCACTTCCTGAATCCGCAGCCACTACGTCTGTGAAAGCTAAAGAAGGCTTGGCTTTCTGTAATCAACTTTATGAAATTGAACGTAAATTAAAAGACGTAAGTCCAAAAGAACGCTATAAACAGCGTTTGGAACGCAGCCAACCTGTAATGGAGGCTTTTTTGGCATGGCTTCAAGAACAGACACCACGTGTACTACCCAAAAGTGCGTTAGGCAAAGCAATCAAATATTGTCGTAAACAATGGGAACATTTGGAGGCCTTTTTAGAGGATGGTCGTCTGGAAATTGATAATAACCGTGCGGAACGGTCCATCAAGCCTTTTGTGCTAGGTAGGAAAAATTGGCTTTTCAGTAATACCGCAAAAGGAGCAAGATCCAGTGCGATTATTTACAGTATTGTGGAGACAGCTAAGGAAAATGGATTAAATCCATTCAACTACCTCAGCTATTTGTTTGAAGAACTTCCCAATATGGATACGACGGATAAGGAGCAATTGGCTCAATACCTGCCATGGTCAGCAGCCCTCCCTCAAGAATGCCGCGTTCCTAATAAATCTAAATAA
- the deoC gene encoding deoxyribose-phosphate aldolase, with the protein MKSYSVEQIASKIQHTNVNPDLDREGIRSLCRDCLDYGFDGVMLQPCWINEAKTILSGSNVKICTALGFPMGGSTTLSKVNEAKNVFDLGADQVDFMANIGFLKSQMYDEYYQEISQIVNAAKGKVTKIMLEFGMLTEFEKKKAAEIALDAGVTYLKNSSGWGKGGKATEEDVQLLKEIAGDKALVKASGGIRSIEDATNILNAGASLIGTSSGVKIVTGTGESLSDY; encoded by the coding sequence ATGAAGTCATATTCTGTAGAACAAATTGCTAGTAAAATACAGCATACAAACGTCAATCCAGATTTAGATAGAGAAGGAATTCGCTCATTATGCCGTGATTGCCTAGATTATGGATTTGATGGGGTTATGCTACAGCCTTGTTGGATCAACGAGGCAAAGACTATACTAAGTGGCTCCAACGTCAAGATTTGTACAGCATTAGGATTTCCAATGGGTGGTTCTACAACTTTAAGTAAGGTTAATGAAGCAAAAAATGTATTTGATTTAGGGGCAGACCAAGTAGATTTCATGGCAAATATTGGGTTTCTAAAAAGCCAAATGTACGATGAATACTATCAAGAGATCAGTCAAATTGTTAATGCCGCTAAAGGAAAGGTAACAAAGATTATGTTAGAGTTCGGTATGCTTACTGAATTTGAGAAGAAAAAAGCAGCTGAAATAGCTTTGGATGCTGGAGTTACTTATTTAAAAAACTCCAGCGGCTGGGGAAAAGGTGGTAAAGCCACTGAAGAGGATGTACAATTACTTAAAGAGATTGCAGGAGATAAAGCCTTAGTTAAAGCATCTGGCGGAATTAGAAGCATTGAAGATGCAACAAATATTTTAAATGCTGGAGCTAGTTTGATAGGAACTAGCTCAGGAGTCAAAATTGTTACAGGTACAGGTGAATCTTTAAGTGACTATTAA
- a CDS encoding ABC transporter permease, translating into MTSLTKENVLSLSAIQRFGMLIILILIIITFSFLSPHFFTYSNMMSMLRQIAVIGIIAAGQTLVIIKGGIDLSVGSIVAFAGVVSALVVSSTENAILGILAGLLAGAIVGVINGVFISKLKLSPLIVTLAAMTLYAGLALVISNVSDK; encoded by the coding sequence ATGACTAGTCTTACTAAAGAAAATGTTTTAAGTTTAAGTGCTATACAAAGATTTGGAATGTTAATCATATTAATTCTCATAATTATAACGTTTTCATTCCTGTCGCCGCATTTTTTCACTTATTCAAACATGATGAGTATGTTAAGACAGATTGCTGTAATAGGGATTATTGCTGCTGGTCAAACACTTGTAATTATTAAAGGCGGTATTGATTTATCTGTCGGTAGTATTGTAGCCTTTGCGGGTGTTGTGTCAGCATTGGTTGTTTCAAGTACAGAAAATGCTATTCTGGGAATCTTAGCTGGACTACTGGCGGGCGCAATTGTCGGTGTGATTAATGGTGTATTTATTTCAAAATTGAAATTATCACCTTTAATTGTGACTCTCGCAGCTATGACGTTATATGCTGGATTGGCATTAGTAATTTCCAATGTAAGCGACAAATAA
- a CDS encoding sugar ABC transporter substrate-binding protein: MKRIIFFILLMMFAVVLVGCGSDGGSEAGATDDSNDSDTISVGYAINTLNNPFFVEVKESAEQAAKDSNIELSVVNANSDLAQQMSGIEDLIQQGVDVLIIDPVDSKGSVAAVESANEAGIPVITTGRRIEGGEIVTHMGYDEVKNGETAGKFLAEQLNGKGKVIELQGTLGTDTARLRSEGFNNAMNEYPDIEIVASQSADFDRTQGMKVTENLLQSHPDIKGLYAANDEMGLGALQALQAANKEDVVIVSNDGTDEALNAVKDGDLAGTMAVSPSAYGEKAVEIAIDVAKGEEQPEFIELPSQFISQENVGDALNSN, translated from the coding sequence ATGAAGAGAATAATATTTTTTATTTTGTTAATGATGTTTGCTGTTGTTTTGGTTGGATGTGGATCAGATGGCGGTTCGGAGGCAGGTGCAACAGATGACTCAAATGATTCAGATACAATTAGTGTTGGTTACGCTATAAACACGCTTAATAATCCTTTTTTTGTAGAAGTAAAGGAATCTGCAGAGCAAGCAGCTAAGGATTCAAATATTGAGTTATCAGTAGTTAACGCTAATAGTGATTTAGCTCAGCAGATGAGTGGTATTGAGGATTTAATTCAACAAGGAGTAGATGTTCTTATTATTGATCCTGTTGATAGTAAAGGATCGGTAGCCGCAGTTGAATCAGCCAATGAAGCAGGAATTCCTGTGATTACAACAGGAAGAAGAATCGAAGGTGGAGAAATCGTAACTCATATGGGATACGATGAGGTTAAAAATGGAGAAACAGCAGGAAAGTTTTTGGCAGAACAATTAAATGGTAAAGGGAAAGTAATAGAATTACAAGGAACGTTAGGTACCGATACTGCTAGACTTCGTAGTGAAGGTTTTAATAACGCAATGAATGAATACCCGGATATTGAAATAGTAGCTTCACAATCGGCTGATTTCGATCGAACTCAGGGGATGAAGGTAACAGAAAATCTATTACAGTCTCACCCAGATATTAAGGGTTTATATGCTGCTAATGATGAAATGGGTCTTGGTGCGTTACAAGCGTTACAGGCAGCTAATAAAGAAGACGTTGTGATTGTATCAAATGATGGTACTGATGAAGCACTTAATGCAGTTAAAGATGGAGATTTAGCAGGAACAATGGCAGTCTCTCCTTCCGCCTATGGAGAAAAAGCGGTTGAAATAGCTATTGATGTTGCTAAGGGTGAGGAACAACCAGAATTTATTGAGTTACCTTCTCAATTTATTTCACAAGAAAATGTAGGAGATGCTTTGAATAGTAATTAA
- a CDS encoding sugar ABC transporter ATP-binding protein, with protein MNELISLQGINKSFGPVQVLYDVDFTVYEGGVHALLGSNGAGKSTLMKIVSGNYTLNSGKVFLKGNPITISNPGEAKKFGISIIHQEFNLIPDLTVYENVFLGKEIKKGIGGVINSKKEALSKTKQLIEKYELNLDPYKSVRELSVGEQQLVEILKAISEESSVLIMDEPTAALSIKETKRLFEVIKSLKSQGIGIIYISHRLDEIQEICDYVNIMRNGRNVAEGKIGDFTNEKIIEYMVGSKMNNMFPDKYHQDGEEILRIDNLSNDFISNISFTVHKGEIIGIFGLVGSGHTNILDTLFGLKRPNSGNIFFQGETVNISSPNDAKKLGIAYVTENRKEEGLVLDLGIDENILIPSINEYSKFYVKENKKIKGLAQSFADKLNIKFNRLSQPVKNLSGGNQQKVVLGKWLATKPNLFLLSEPTRGIDVGARSEIYSLLNNLTEKENKAVVVASSDSDEIIGLSDRVFVFFQGKIVADLSSEKLTSEVLMEYASGAKNTREEVEIYD; from the coding sequence ATGAATGAACTTATTTCGTTACAAGGTATTAACAAATCGTTTGGCCCTGTGCAAGTATTATATGATGTGGATTTTACAGTGTATGAAGGGGGGGTTCACGCTTTACTAGGGTCAAATGGTGCTGGTAAGTCAACTTTAATGAAGATTGTATCTGGAAATTACACTTTAAATTCAGGAAAAGTTTTCCTTAAAGGAAATCCTATAACAATTAGTAATCCGGGGGAAGCCAAAAAGTTTGGAATTAGTATAATTCATCAGGAATTTAATTTGATACCGGATTTAACTGTATATGAAAATGTATTTCTAGGTAAAGAAATTAAAAAAGGAATTGGAGGTGTTATTAACTCTAAAAAGGAAGCGTTATCAAAAACAAAGCAATTAATTGAGAAATATGAACTTAATTTAGATCCTTATAAGAGTGTTAGAGAATTAAGTGTAGGTGAGCAACAGTTGGTAGAAATTCTGAAAGCAATTTCTGAAGAGTCTAGCGTTTTGATAATGGATGAACCAACCGCTGCTCTATCAATTAAGGAAACAAAACGTTTATTTGAAGTTATTAAATCGTTGAAATCACAGGGTATTGGTATTATTTATATTTCACACAGGTTGGATGAGATCCAAGAAATATGTGATTATGTCAACATTATGAGAAATGGTAGAAATGTTGCTGAGGGAAAGATTGGCGATTTTACTAATGAAAAAATCATTGAATATATGGTTGGAAGTAAAATGAATAACATGTTTCCTGATAAATATCACCAAGATGGAGAGGAAATACTACGTATTGATAACTTATCTAATGATTTTATAAGTAATATTTCGTTTACAGTTCATAAGGGAGAAATTATAGGAATATTCGGGCTAGTAGGATCGGGTCATACTAATATTTTGGATACATTATTTGGTCTCAAAAGGCCGAATTCGGGTAACATATTTTTTCAAGGTGAAACTGTTAATATTTCATCTCCCAATGACGCTAAGAAATTAGGTATAGCATATGTTACGGAGAATAGAAAAGAAGAAGGATTAGTTTTAGATTTAGGAATTGATGAAAATATACTTATTCCTTCTATAAATGAATACTCCAAGTTCTATGTAAAGGAAAATAAAAAGATTAAGGGATTAGCACAATCATTTGCAGATAAGTTAAATATTAAATTTAATAGATTGTCACAACCAGTGAAAAACTTAAGTGGAGGGAATCAACAAAAAGTTGTATTGGGAAAATGGTTGGCGACGAAACCCAATCTATTTTTGTTAAGCGAACCTACTAGAGGGATAGATGTCGGTGCAAGGTCAGAGATTTACAGTCTATTAAATAATTTAACTGAAAAAGAAAATAAGGCTGTAGTCGTTGCTTCCAGTGATTCCGATGAAATTATTGGATTAAGTGACAGAGTTTTTGTTTTCTTTCAAGGAAAAATAGTAGCTGATCTTAGTAGTGAAAAATTAACAAGCGAGGTTTTAATGGAGTATGCATCAGGAGCAAAAAATACTCGAGAGGAGGTGGAAATATATGACTAG